Proteins encoded within one genomic window of Macaca fascicularis isolate 582-1 chromosome 16, T2T-MFA8v1.1:
- the HEATR9 gene encoding protein HEATR9 isoform X1 has translation MAYEKSTDIFDISRSMFLYPWLEYPDRTKELRKAMAPVHLPLSCYQMPKEEFPPSPECWRQHPSKPNSVPYCYFNKPEIYTHWHDLYDQREEREAEKMLRKMRDDHRYIKEVHQTHIQTFHLPMSKLTIKSEMQSRPLEPTWDPLKWQRLRELTKSLESPREDEQFYAAQALGCLRISDKFVMKALQQVAQTGPEKVQYEAYRTLAILGCLNKHVIRALIKQLKEKNEGQRMETLTGLRMALNSWAAVSKDKRTQVGDEGKLVPVLQTLIKKSSSEASLEAALCLGFLRPRSNMVQEFLLQCLCQGLKTQRMKALRMLVKVMHVHSAPVIRAVLDQLCSSSVLEDRFEATQMLKTIGLEQIQAQGLEELTFNLLRRKTHNEPFLAVRQAVAQTVEELKLKPMMMNLVEAQLMNPDATARQEAVISLGVLGIRSPQVFHLLLDLLDAENHQAVKKSLQETLILCASIDPWIQNKLKNKVLSVYEAPKTNVKAEPTRFRKEPENPEELTIQDFRLAKLNPLFTAKSITKVGQKKTPAFPPYCSKPRKHRPQAIGPWQPRIKKQLRVLAEIAK, from the exons ATGGCCTATGAAAAATCAACTGATATCTTTGATATCTCCAGGTCAATGTTCCTGTATCCATGGCTGGAATATCCAGACAGGACCAAAG AACTCAGAAAAGCCATGGCTCCTGTTCATCTGCCCTTGTCCTGCTACCAG ATGCCAAAGGAAGAGTTTCCCCCAAGTCCAGAGTGCTGGAGGCAGCATCCGAGCAAGCCAAACTCAGTCCCGTACTGCTACTTCAATAAACCTGAGATCTACACGCACTGGCACGACCTGTATGATCAGCGAGAGGAACGGGAGGCTGAGAAGATGTTGAGGAAAATGAGAGATGACCATAG GTACATCAAAGAAGTACATCAAACCCACATCCAAACGTTCCATCTCCCCATGAGCAAGCTGACTATAAAATCTGAGATGCAATCTAGGCCCTTAGAGCCTACCTGGGACCCCCTGAAGTGGCAAAGATTAAGG GAACTCACAAAAAGCCTGGAATCTCCCAGAGAGGATGAGCAATTCTATGCAGCACAG GCTCTGGGATGCTTACGCATCAGTGACAAGTTTGTCATGAAGGCACTACAGCAGGTG GCCCAAACTGGTCCAGAGAAAGTACAGTACGAGGCCTACCGAACCCTGGCCATCCTGG GTTGCCTAAATAAGCATGTGATCCGGGCTCTCATCAAACAgctgaaggagaaaaatgagggTCAAAGGATGGAGACTTTGACGGGGCTACGAATGGCTCTTAACTCCTGGGCTGCTGTCTCTAAAGACAAG AGGACTCAAGTCGGGGATGAGGGCAAGCTGGTGCCTGTACTACAGACACTGATCAAGAAGTCGTCCAGTGAAGCATCTCTGGAGGCAGCCCTGTGCCTgggtttcctgaggcctcgcaGCAACATGGTCCAAGAGTTCTTGTTGCAGTGCCTGTGCCAAGGACTCAAGACCCAGCGGATGAAG GCACTTAGGATGCTGGTCAAGGTGATGCATGTGCACTCAGCCCCAGTCATCAGGGCCGTCCTAGACCAGCTGTGTTCTTCCAGTGTCCTTGAG GACCGCTTTGAAGCCACCCAAATGCTCAAGACCATTGGGCTGGAACAGATCCAGGCACAGGGGCTAGAGGAACTCACATTTAACCTGCTCAGGAGGAAGACGCATAATGAACCCTTCCTC GCTGTGAGGCAGGCTGTGGCTCAAACTGTGGAAGAACTCAAGTTGAAGCCTATGATGATGAACTTGGTGGAGGC ACAACTGATGAACCCagatgccactgcacgccaggaAGCAGTCATCTCTTTG GGTGTCCTGGGGATCCGCAGCCCACAAGTGTTCCACTTGCTCCTGGATTTACTAGATGCAGAAAACCACCAGGCTGTGAAGAAGAGT CTACAAGAAACATTAATCCTTTGTGCCTCAATTGATCCCTGGATCCAAAACAAGCTGAAAAACAAGGTTCTCTCTGTATACGAGGCACCTAAGACCAATGTGAAGGCAGAGCCCACAAGGTTCCGGAAAGAGCCTGAGAACCCAGAAGAGTTAACTATTCAAGACTTTCGACTTGCAAAGCTGAACCCCTTGTTTACTGCAAAGTCCATCACCAAAGTAGGCCAAAAGAAAACACCTGCTTTCCCACCGTACTGCTCGAAACCACGAAAACATAGGCCACAGGCCATAGGGCCCTGGCAGCCAAGGATCAAGAAACAGCTCCGGGTCCTTGCTGAAATTGCCAAATAA
- the HEATR9 gene encoding protein HEATR9 isoform X2, with amino-acid sequence MKALQQVAQTGPEKVQYEAYRTLAILGCLNKHVIRALIKQLKEKNEGQRMETLTGLRMALNSWAAVSKDKRTQVGDEGKLVPVLQTLIKKSSSEASLEAALCLGFLRPRSNMVQEFLLQCLCQGLKTQRMKALRMLVKVMHVHSAPVIRAVLDQLCSSSVLEDRFEATQMLKTIGLEQIQAQGLEELTFNLLRRKTHNEPFLAVRQAVAQTVEELKLKPMMMNLVEAQLMNPDATARQEAVISLGVLGIRSPQVFHLLLDLLDAENHQAVKKSLQETLILCASIDPWIQNKLKNKVLSVYEAPKTNVKAEPTRFRKEPENPEELTIQDFRLAKLNPLFTAKSITKVGQKKTPAFPPYCSKPRKHRPQAIGPWQPRIKKQLRVLAEIAK; translated from the exons ATGAAGGCACTACAGCAGGTG GCCCAAACTGGTCCAGAGAAAGTACAGTACGAGGCCTACCGAACCCTGGCCATCCTGG GTTGCCTAAATAAGCATGTGATCCGGGCTCTCATCAAACAgctgaaggagaaaaatgagggTCAAAGGATGGAGACTTTGACGGGGCTACGAATGGCTCTTAACTCCTGGGCTGCTGTCTCTAAAGACAAG AGGACTCAAGTCGGGGATGAGGGCAAGCTGGTGCCTGTACTACAGACACTGATCAAGAAGTCGTCCAGTGAAGCATCTCTGGAGGCAGCCCTGTGCCTgggtttcctgaggcctcgcaGCAACATGGTCCAAGAGTTCTTGTTGCAGTGCCTGTGCCAAGGACTCAAGACCCAGCGGATGAAG GCACTTAGGATGCTGGTCAAGGTGATGCATGTGCACTCAGCCCCAGTCATCAGGGCCGTCCTAGACCAGCTGTGTTCTTCCAGTGTCCTTGAG GACCGCTTTGAAGCCACCCAAATGCTCAAGACCATTGGGCTGGAACAGATCCAGGCACAGGGGCTAGAGGAACTCACATTTAACCTGCTCAGGAGGAAGACGCATAATGAACCCTTCCTC GCTGTGAGGCAGGCTGTGGCTCAAACTGTGGAAGAACTCAAGTTGAAGCCTATGATGATGAACTTGGTGGAGGC ACAACTGATGAACCCagatgccactgcacgccaggaAGCAGTCATCTCTTTG GGTGTCCTGGGGATCCGCAGCCCACAAGTGTTCCACTTGCTCCTGGATTTACTAGATGCAGAAAACCACCAGGCTGTGAAGAAGAGT CTACAAGAAACATTAATCCTTTGTGCCTCAATTGATCCCTGGATCCAAAACAAGCTGAAAAACAAGGTTCTCTCTGTATACGAGGCACCTAAGACCAATGTGAAGGCAGAGCCCACAAGGTTCCGGAAAGAGCCTGAGAACCCAGAAGAGTTAACTATTCAAGACTTTCGACTTGCAAAGCTGAACCCCTTGTTTACTGCAAAGTCCATCACCAAAGTAGGCCAAAAGAAAACACCTGCTTTCCCACCGTACTGCTCGAAACCACGAAAACATAGGCCACAGGCCATAGGGCCCTGGCAGCCAAGGATCAAGAAACAGCTCCGGGTCCTTGCTGAAATTGCCAAATAA
- the CCL5 gene encoding C-C motif chemokine 5 codes for MKVSVAALAVILVATALCAPASASPHASDTTPCCFAYIARPLPRAHIKEYFYTSGKCSNPAVVFVTRKNRQVCANPEKKWVREYINSLEMS; via the exons ATGAAGGTCTCCGTGGCTGCCCTCGCTGTCATCCTCGTTGCTACAGCCCTCTGCGCTCCTGCATCTGCCTCCCCAC ATGCCTCAGACACCACACCCTGCTGCTTTGCCTACATTGCCCGCCCACTGCCCCGTGCCCACATCAAGGAGTATTTCTACACCAGTGGCAAGTGCTCCAACCCAGCAGTCGT CTTTGTCACCCGAAAGAATCGCCAAGTGTGTGCCAACCCAGAGAAGAAATGGGTTCGGGAGTACATCAACTCTTTGGAGATGAGCTAG